Proteins encoded together in one Streptomyces sp. B1I3 window:
- a CDS encoding MerR family transcriptional regulator: MRIGELAERAGTTTRTLRYYESRGLLHARRAGNGYRTYDESDLRLIQQIRTLQDFGFDLEETRPFVDCLRAGHPAGDACPASLAVYRRKLGELDALIDQLRTVRTEVGAQLARAELEASAEVPGGPEPRCELNWKDGR; the protein is encoded by the coding sequence ATGCGAATCGGGGAGCTGGCCGAACGCGCCGGGACGACGACACGGACGCTGCGGTACTACGAATCACGCGGCCTGCTGCACGCCCGCCGGGCGGGCAACGGCTACCGCACGTACGACGAGAGCGATCTGCGGCTGATCCAGCAGATCCGAACCCTGCAGGACTTCGGGTTCGACCTGGAGGAGACCCGCCCCTTCGTCGACTGCCTGCGCGCCGGTCACCCGGCCGGCGACGCCTGCCCCGCCTCGCTGGCGGTCTACCGGCGCAAGCTGGGCGAGCTGGACGCACTCATCGACCAACTGCGGACGGTCCGTACGGAGGTCGGTGCGCAGCTGGCCCGCGCCGAGCTGGAGGCGTCGGCCGAGGTGCCGGGCGGCCCCGAACCCAGATGTGAACTGAACTGGAAGGACGGCAGATGA